A stretch of Fusarium fujikuroi IMI 58289 draft genome, chromosome FFUJ_chr10 DNA encodes these proteins:
- a CDS encoding related to gibberellin 20-oxidase yields MAALNADTLDMSLFFGTPSQKQDFCDSLLRLLKKRGGVKLINHPIPSAAIHELFAQTKRFFNLPLETKMLAKHPPQANPNRGYSFVGQENVANISGYEKGLGPLKTRDIKETVDFGSATDELVDNLWVPEEELPGFRGFMEGFYEMAFKTEMQLLEALAIALGVSPDHLKALHNRAENEFRILHYPAIPASELADGTATRIAEHTDFGTITMLFQDSVGGLQVEDQENLGTFNNVESASPTDIILNIGDSLQRLTNDTFKAACHRVTYPPSIKAGDGEQVIPERYSIAYFAKPNRSASLFPLKEFIEEGVPCKYEDVTAWEWNNRRIEKLFSAEAKA; encoded by the coding sequence ATGGCCGCTCTCAACGCAGACACCCTCGACATgtccctcttcttcggcacCCCCTCCCAGAAGCAAGACTTCTGCGACtccctcctccgcctcctcaagaagcgcGGCGGCGTCAAATTAATCAACCACCCCATCCCCTCCGCCGCCATCCATGAGCTCTTCGCCCAAACAAAGCGCTTTTTCAACCTCCCCCTCGAGACAAAAATGCTCGCCAAGCACCCTCCCCAGGCAAACCCCAACCGCGGGTACTCCTTCGTCGGCCAGGAAAACGTCGCCAATATTAGTGGTTACGAGAAAGGCCTTGGACCGCTAAAGACTCGCGATATCAAGGAGACTGTGGATTTTGGATCGGCGACTGATGAGCTTGTGGATAACCTTTGGGTTCCGGAGGAGGAGTTGCCGGGGTTTAGAGGGTTTATGGAGGGGTTTTATGAGATGGCTTTCAAGACGGAGatgcagcttcttgaggcgcTTGCTATTGCTCTTGGCGTTTCTCCTGATCACTTGAAGGCGCTGCATAACCGCGCTGAGAATGAGTTCCGAATCTTGCACTACCCTGCTATTCCTGCTTCAGAACTCGCAGACGGAACAGCAACCCGCATCGCCGAGCACACTGATTTCGGTACCATCACCATGCTCTTCCAAGACTCTGTCGGCGGTCTTCAAGTCGAGGACCAAGAAAACCTCGGAACATTCAACAATGTCGAGTCAGCTTCTCCCACTgacatcatcctcaacatcggTGATTCTCTGCAGCGCTTAACGAACGATACTTTCAAGGCTGCATGCCATCGCGTTACGTATCCTCCTTctatcaaggctggtgacGGCGAGCAGGTCATTCCGGAGAGATACTCTATCGCTTACTTTGCTAAGCCCAACCGAAGTGCGTCTCTGTTCCCGCTAAAGGAGTTTATTGAGGAGGGTGTTCCTTGTAAATATGAGGATGTTACTGCCTGGGAGTGGAATAACCGCCGCATTGAGAAGTTGTTCTCTGCTGAGGCTAAGGCTTAA
- a CDS encoding related to endochitinase — MPSFKAISASLVGLLSLGSASVIPPVNSEGYLVASTYFAGFHSTRGFPVSAMPWDKYTDVKYAFAETTPDGSLNVSTSHPENIPCFVKDAKKHNVKPLISIGGWAGSRFLSSNIDGAKNRTNFVKNVIDFVEKYGFEGFDIDWEYPNRQGLGCNVINKDDTANLLEFFKEIRKDPKGKNYYITAAGSVFPWNDNTGVASKDVSGFADVLNYIMLMNYDYYGAWSAVAGPNAPLYRSCDPRNDQGSAEDSVTKWTAAGMPASQLVLGAPNYGHGFKVNSTSAYGKSKNHKLQLYPAQNSTDRFQGSSWDNDPLIDACGNPNPPGGTYPFWSLIKEAHFLDTKGNPASGIASAWDNCSQTPVLYDAKREIYVSYDNAASFYDKGKFVLKNKLAGFGTYEAGGDYNNILINSIRSAVGLH; from the exons ATGCCATCCTTCAAAGCCATCTCGGCCTCGCTTGTAGGCCTGCTGAGCCTTGGTAGCGCCAGCGTCATTCCCCCTGTGAACAGTGAGGGGTACTTGGTTGCCTCGACCTACTTTGCGGGGTTCCACTCCACTAGGGGATTTCCTGTCTCGGCGATGCCTTGGGACAAGTACACTGATGTGAAGTATGCGTTTGCTGAGACTACGCCTGATGGATCACTCAACGTTTCCACGTCGCACCCTGAGAACATTCCTTGCTTCGTcaaggatgccaagaagCAC AACGTCAAGCCTCTTATCTCAATCGGCGGTTGGGCTGGAAGCCGATTCTTGTCTAGCAACATCGACGGTGCCAAGAACCGCACCAATTTCGTCAAGAATGTCATCGACTTTGTTGAGAAGTATGGCTTCGAAGGCTTTGATATTGA CTGGGAGTACCCCAACCGTCAGGGTCTCGGATGTAAcgtcatcaacaaggatGACACTGCCAACCTTCTCGAATTCTTCAAGGAGATTCGCAAGGACCCCAAGGGTAAAAACTACTACATCACTGCCGCTGGATCTGTCTTCCCCTGGAACGACAACACTGGTGTCGCCTCCAAGGATGTCAGTGGCTTTGCTGATGTCCTCAACTACATCATGCTCATG AACTACGACTACTACGGCGCCTGGTCCGCCGTCGCCGGCCCCAACGCCCCTCTCTACCGCTCGTGCGATCCTCGCAACGACCAGGGCTCCGCCGAGGACTCCGTCACCAAGTGGACCGCCGCCGGCATGCCCGCCTCCCAGCTCGTCCTCGGCGCTCCCAACTACGGCCACGGCTTCAAGGTCAACAGCACCTCCGCCTATGGCAAGAGTAAGAACCACAAGCTCCAGCTGTACCCCGCTCAGAACTCTACCGATCGCTTCCAGGGAAGCAGCTGGGACAACGATCCTCTCATCGATGCTTGCGGTAACCCCAACCCTCCTGGAGGCACCTATCCTTTCTGGAGCTTGATCAAGGAGGCTCACTTCCTCGATACCAAGGGAAACCCTGCCTCTGGTATTGCTTCTGCTTGGGATAACTGCAGTCAGACA CCTGTTCTTTACGATGCCAAGCGTGAGATCTATGTCAGCTACGACAACGCTGCGTCTTTCTACGACAAGGGCAAGTTCGTTCTTAAGAACAAGCTCGCTGGATTCGGAACCTACGAGGCTGGTGGCGACTacaacaacatcctcatcaactccatccGATCGGCTGTTGGTCTGCACTAA